The nucleotide window TTTTCCACTAGCAGAATGGAGGTCGTGCGTATAGTCCGTGCTTTGTTCGCGGCTTTTTTGCGATGCCTATAGTGACTCTTCCATCCTTTTTATTTGGGCTTATCTTCTCCTCCCTCAGTTTCGCCTCCGCCGTCACTTGTAGTGGTTCTTGTGGATACCTGAGTATGTATCCACTTGAGTTAACAAACCATTCATACATGGTGAAAAGTCACATGTGTTCAGGAATAGAGTCACCTCGGCTCGTAGAGCTTTAGCTTGGGCTCTCTTCATGGGGCCAATGGACATCATCGAAGTAGTCAGTGGCATAATTGGACTTGAGGAGGTGATGTCCGAGGGCCACACAGGTATCACATGATGACCTTGACTTAGATCCAtatgattattattattttgtaataAACTTCTCAACATCTTGATCCTTCATAGCTTAACATATAAGCTAGAGCATGCTTTCATTTTGAGTTCCTCATAAGAACTCCGTCTTCTACACTTTCTTCTGTTTCAACCTTGAAACCAATACATGGTCCTCAAGTATTGCCTATGAAAAAATCCTTTAGATATAAATCAATAAAAAAACTAGTTCATAAAAATATCATTAATTATCAAAACCACGCATGGGGCTCCATGCGCTTTCCTGATCACAGTCGCACAAAGTGCCAacttgtgtgtgtgcgcgtgagatggtcctcaagctcaaaatgcatGCCCAGTCCAATGTGGTCAAACGTACACGCCTAAAGATCTCCTTCAAGTTCTttggacctttcaagattgtagAGCGTGTCAATGTAATCGCTTACATGTTGGAGTTGCCACCAGACTGGCATGTGGACCGATCTTCCATGTGTCGCAGATCAAGTCGTTCACCGCGAAGCTATAGACGGGTCTTCTTTGAGCTGCAGCAACCCGATAGCCTTACAACGGTGCCTCTATTCCCCGCTTATACTGGACGGCTGCCAAAAAAAAGGGTAACGACGTGATGGTGCAGATCCGGGTACAATTGTGGTCTCTACCACATGATTCCACGATGTGGGAGGACTACGAAGTGCTACACCATCGCTTTTTATTGGCGCCATTCCGGTAGGGATAATCCTTTCAAGGAGGAGAGGATATCACACTTGTGCCTACAATTGATGATGTTCTTGCAAACTAGAAGGAAGGAGAGTGGGACCCACGTGTAAGTGATAGGAAGGTGTTgacatgtgtgtgtgtgtgtgtgtggcccCAGTCACAATGTGTAGATGATATAACCCAGCCAACGTACAGAATAGTGATGAGAAAGTAAAATCTTGCTTCCCATAGTGGATATTTCTAATTCGCGAGCTTTAGTGGTCTCTCTGTTTGATTTTTAAAAAAATCACATTTTCAAGTTTTTAGAAATGTGGAAAAAAATCTTGCATGCTGTCACGGACGTATCCCACAAACACGCAAAATGTCAACTTGAAATACTTTATATTCGAAGCTACACAAAAATGACAGACGTGTGGATTTGAATATACACACTTTCAAGTCTTCAAAATATACAAATCTTGTCTTCTTAGAATTTCACATCGTGATATTTCATATTTGTAGCATGCATCATTGAATCCATCCACAGAGTTTTTTGAAAACTTGTACAATGTGGTTCCTATTTTTTTACAACGGGGTCACTACTATAGAGCTCAGGAGTCAAATAGCTTTTCGACCTTCCCATCTCCTTATCGCACCCACCTTCTCCATTGcttaaaaagaaaagaaaaacttaTTTGCTTCTTACCTCCTCCTCAAGTAAGCTCCCGAACTGGGCCTTCGTCCAGAGCCCGCAATCCACGGCCCCTTCGCTTCACATCTAACCCCGAGCCCCAACACTGCACCGCTTTCTCCTTCCGCTTGCTTCGCGTCGCGGAGCCGCGGAGGAAGGAAGACCCACGGGCGCGGCGCGACTCCTGCCGCCAGCGAGCATCGGCGGCGGCTGCTGCGTCGGAGGTCAGTCCCGTACCGCTCATGCTCTTCCCCCGCttccccctccctccctcctcgcTCGCTAACATCTCGGGCGCGCGCAGGTAGGCAGGCAGCCGCGGATGCACCCATTCCGTCCTCCGCTCCGGCGACGTTGAAGAGGTCGACGACGTGCGCTTCGCTCACCAcccgctcctcctccgccgccccgcctGCGTGGGTAAGTGCATCGTCCTCTCCTCCCCCTCTCGCCCCCTCCCTCGGCCGCGACGCGCGTGCGCCCGCCAACCGGAGCGCGGCTGGCAGATGGATGACCGATTTTGGGTCCGTTTTCCATGGATTACGGTTCGGTTAGATGAATCGATGCTTTTTACATGTTGAATGAGCGATTGCTGCTGGATATGGCCCTGGATCCTGCCTCTGTCTGTCTCGCTGTATCGGTGTGTGCCTCTTGTGGTTGTTCTGCTGCAGTGCTGCTTCAGTTCCAGGCCTCCGTGCTGTCTGTAGTGTCCGCGCTAGCGTGTTAAGGTTCTGGGTCAACTCTGTCGAGTCCTTGAGGTTTGCTGCTCTGCGGTTGTGTGCCCTGTATGTGTGCTTAGTCTGAATCAAGTTAAGTTCATCTGCTCGTTTGGTATGTGTGTCACTCTGGTTTCCCCACGGCTGAACATAACTGCATTTTGCTGAACTGAAACGTGTGGTCGGCCAGGACATTGTCTACCAGCAGCGAGCTACAACTCTGTGTGTGCAATAATCCAAGCTTGCTTTTGTGGACAATGCGTTGATTGTTGAGGCCTTTGGCACCCAGTTTTTGGACAATTTCTGCTTCCTTCCATGCGGATGCCACCCGCGGCTAGCTTGTACACCTGCCGCATTTTTTCCTCAAAAAAAAGAAGTCCTAAAACCTGCCTGATGTATTGCTTGATGGAATGCCTGAATCTGTGCTCTGTTGATTATTTGCCTAACTGTTTTATCTAGTTGTTTTCATCTACTGCTGCTGTTTGTTTGAATGCTCCTTTGATGCTATATGCCAGAGAGAAGATGATGGGCGCAGCGAGGAAGATGGCGACGGTGGTCGTCTTTGGCCTGCTTATCACCACTGTCTCTGCAGGAAGAGTGAGTATGCTCTCCTCTCCAACATCCGCTGAGCATCTGGGACGCTCCTCACTTGCCTCGGCCACCACTTCCTCAAGCAGACCAAAAGAATCTACAGTTCGTATTGGTATGTCTTTCGTTTCCACCACCTTTCTGCATATGCTTAAGACATTCCATACTTTTGTACAAGCTAGGAGATTATCACAGGAGTGTCATCTCGCTGAGACCAACGAGTGCCCTGCACACCCACTGACACCCAGTATAAGCTCACTTCTCCTAACTAAACTACAGCCTCCAACTACGGCTAATTTTAATTGCGCCTAGTCAATCATGATCTGAGTAATCCGCCAGCGCTCTCGGGCTTCTGAAAGTTTTAATTGAGTTGGAATAGAACGTGCACACATGTATACACTTGGCAGGATAACATGTATAATGGTTGCACTCAACTCTATGCATATCTAACTTCAAAACAATTGTAATGGAGACTGCACACAACTGAGGTGTAGGATCCTACATTGGTGCATCACACATTATCATTCCTCCTGTTTGATATTTACAGCTGCATGTGGATGGAAATTTCTGAAGTGTTGTGAACTTGTGATATTTGGGAACTCCACTAGGACCTGAGTTTCTCATGTTAGTTTGCATTGCAGCAAGTGTGGGAATGTTAGTTGTACATTCCTGACAATGTTTGCGATGGGTGTTTAAGATTAGATCGATTTTCTCAAGAAATTTTTTGTTACATGGCATTCTATTTGTACAGCATTGGTCTAGTTCATACGGCGGCCATACCGCACATGGATGCATGTGTTTGTCGCCTTGCGTGTCTTCTGAAATCAGTTGTAGTTCATTGCTCAGTAGATTCTTCTTCACCATATTGAATTACTAACTCTGTCAAGTTATAGGCTGTGTTCGTTTCCTCAACAGATTCCTCTCGTATTTCATCTACTTGTACTAGTTTTATTTTCCTAACAACATCCTAGTATCGCAGAGCGAACGCCTGAACTGTTTTATCTCCACAATCAACTACTAGTTTTTTTATATTCAGTTGCTTCAAGAAGTCTGTTCAGACTCTTAGCTAGACCTGCCAACATTAATTCTCGTCCTTTTGATGCTATTTACAAGTGTGGATGCAAATCTTGTCACTGATTGAAATTTGCTTGCAGATTCTGTGGTTGGCTGCAGTCCAAAGGAAGTGGCAAGAGAACTGGTAATCAATTGCCGCGAGCCTGTCAACGCTCCAATGCCAATTGAGGCTTGCTGCGCGGTCGCTGTCGGCACTGTTGGAAGGCCCTCGTGCTACTGCTTGGTCAAGGAGGAGGCTGCCTTTGGGATGTCGCCGCTTTTCAACATCAGCAACATGGCGCAACTGCTGGCCAGATGTGGCGCGTCAATCTACTTAAACAAGTCCCTCAACAACCGATGCGATCGGTCATACGATGAGAAGGAAACAGCCGAGTGCACATCGCCTCAGATGACACCCAGGACAGACAGTTGCAAGACCGCCAAGGTGTCAGGTTATGTTGCCTGGATACTGGCCGCTGTGT belongs to Triticum urartu cultivar G1812 chromosome 7, Tu2.1, whole genome shotgun sequence and includes:
- the LOC125523306 gene encoding uncharacterized protein LOC125523306, producing the protein MMGAARKMATVVVFGLLITTVSAGRVSMLSSPTSAEHLGRSSLASATTSSSRPKESTVRIDSVVGCSPKEVARELVINCREPVNAPMPIEACCAVAVGTVGRPSCYCLVKEEAAFGMSPLFNISNMAQLLARCGASIYLNKSLNNRCDRSYDEKETAECTSPQMTPRTDSCKTAKVSGYVAWILAAVLAGFLVCKVCCQPAPAAQVVYMPEIQLVRPRGNCNEDQDREHLTQGLEPVVVIHLLQTLKMVKIPFRIQVRTSS